The Stratiformator vulcanicus genome has a segment encoding these proteins:
- a CDS encoding TolC family protein, with protein sequence MRTSLAIENPAETAACRRHSEALASAAPRCLDDPEGRETEYWDISLAEVLAIALQNGETMKSAGVSVLAAPESVGTVFDPAITEADPLFGVEGSLSEFDTTLTKSLTYNYNDRTVNNITLGGGTRDIRQELTNFSVELSKTAATGTQFNLRNITILDASNQPGNLFGGAWDTIYEAEVRQPLLQGAGVDFNRIAGPNAQPGFFFSNGVLIARTNTDISTAEFETDVKDFVSEVEDAYWDLYLAYRTLDSWRMAREAARQTWVDIKAQRGLPGGTADREARARVQYFVLQNLVQDALSGRADAPGGVYRSERRLRRLMNLPHSDGLLLRPREEPIDNSIEYDWDFALSEALSRRPEIRRQKWTVKRDELLLEGSKNFTLPRLDIVGLSRARGFGPTLAGDGSAAQDVMDGGHQEWQVGAEMTIPIGFRQAHAGVRYAELQLMRDRAILRDQELQIANDLADAISEVSRAHAAIRTNYNRLEAARERLTAAQEVYEVDKVSIDLVLDGQQALAQAMNAYYASLVAHEIAIKNVSAEAGTLLSDRGIYMGEGPWSHCAQVSARELEDRQRETWAHCKENEPGFISSGRVSQFGAVLGFPADGSNDHPGTFTQPPPMPSSPEFDPPAAPPTPADPDFSDDVPDDEQPRAEHQGIDAIQFSQAVEDPFTPKW encoded by the coding sequence GTGAGAACATCGCTCGCGATCGAGAATCCGGCCGAGACTGCCGCCTGCCGACGGCACTCCGAGGCACTGGCCAGCGCGGCTCCCCGATGCTTGGACGATCCCGAAGGCCGCGAGACGGAGTATTGGGACATCTCCCTGGCGGAGGTCCTCGCCATTGCGCTGCAAAACGGCGAAACCATGAAATCCGCCGGCGTTAGCGTGCTCGCTGCGCCCGAGTCCGTTGGTACCGTGTTCGACCCCGCAATTACCGAAGCCGATCCCCTCTTCGGTGTCGAGGGATCACTCAGCGAATTCGATACAACGCTCACCAAGAGTCTGACCTACAACTACAACGACCGGACGGTCAACAACATCACGCTCGGTGGCGGGACGCGAGACATCCGCCAGGAGCTGACCAATTTTTCGGTTGAACTTAGTAAAACCGCGGCGACGGGAACACAATTCAACCTGCGCAATATCACGATTCTCGACGCGAGCAACCAGCCCGGAAATCTCTTCGGAGGGGCGTGGGACACGATCTACGAGGCGGAAGTTCGTCAACCACTGCTTCAAGGCGCCGGGGTGGACTTCAATCGGATCGCAGGTCCGAATGCTCAGCCCGGCTTCTTCTTTTCGAACGGGGTCTTGATCGCCCGCACCAACACGGACATCAGCACCGCAGAATTTGAAACGGACGTTAAAGACTTTGTCAGCGAAGTCGAAGACGCGTATTGGGACCTTTACCTCGCGTACCGAACTCTCGATTCCTGGCGAATGGCACGCGAGGCGGCTCGTCAGACATGGGTCGACATCAAGGCCCAGCGGGGATTACCCGGAGGAACGGCCGATCGCGAAGCCCGCGCTCGCGTGCAGTACTTCGTGCTGCAAAACCTCGTCCAAGACGCCCTCAGCGGACGCGCGGATGCACCAGGTGGCGTATACCGCTCAGAACGCCGCCTGCGCCGTCTGATGAATCTTCCGCATAGCGACGGCCTGTTGCTTCGGCCCCGCGAAGAACCGATCGATAATTCGATCGAGTACGACTGGGACTTCGCGCTCAGTGAGGCGCTCTCGCGTCGTCCGGAAATCCGGCGACAAAAGTGGACCGTCAAGCGGGACGAGTTACTCTTGGAGGGGTCGAAGAACTTCACGCTACCCCGACTCGATATCGTCGGTTTGAGCCGAGCACGCGGCTTCGGCCCCACGCTCGCGGGCGACGGGTCTGCTGCTCAAGACGTCATGGACGGCGGCCACCAGGAATGGCAGGTTGGTGCGGAAATGACGATCCCTATCGGTTTTCGACAGGCCCACGCCGGTGTGCGATATGCCGAACTGCAATTAATGCGGGATCGGGCAATTCTCCGGGATCAGGAATTACAAATCGCAAACGATTTGGCCGACGCGATTTCCGAGGTCTCTCGGGCCCATGCTGCGATTCGGACAAACTACAACCGGCTCGAAGCCGCGCGGGAGCGACTCACCGCCGCCCAGGAAGTCTATGAGGTCGACAAGGTTTCGATCGACCTCGTTCTGGACGGTCAACAGGCGTTGGCCCAAGCGATGAATGCCTACTACGCGTCGCTCGTCGCGCATGAAATTGCCATCAAAAATGTTTCAGCAGAGGCGGGGACGCTACTGAGCGATCGGGGCATTTACATGGGCGAAGGGCCTTGGTCACACTGTGCTCAGGTCAGCGCGCGAGAATTGGAAGATCGTCAGCGTGAGACTTGGGCGCACTGCAAAGAGAACGAGCCGGGCTTTATCAGTTCCGGTCGCGTGAGCCAGTTCGGCGCAGTGCTCGGGTTCCCGGCCGATGGCTCGAATGATCACCCGGGGACCTTCACGCAGCCGCCACCGATGCCGTCGTCACCCGAATTTGATCCACCAGCGGCTCCGCCGACGCCCGCCGACCCGGATTTCTCGGACGACGTGCCCGACGACGAACAACCGCGGGCGGAACATCAAGGCATCGATGCAATTCAGTTCTCGCAGGCGGTCGAGGATCCGTTCACGCCGAAGTGGTAG
- a CDS encoding efflux RND transporter periplasmic adaptor subunit, whose translation MSLKLAIAHLAIILLFASAATSLASAQDEAVVIEDALVRLISDVKVSASKAGRLELLGVQEGDTVEAGQQLGRLQDTVARIDVELARLELRIAEEKAADDVDKRFAAKSLAVAESELALSERATRRAPGSISKTELDRLKLVADRAELSIEQADRDLRVADLTTRHKERLVEAAQAQVGLHEIVAPINGTIVEIYAEAGEWLTEGDPLVRLIRTDRLRVEVSLNASRYGSGLLGRSTRLAVRLPSGQRDVEFNGVITFVSPEVQPVSGKVRVWAEVENPEGLLRPGVRGQLTILPEME comes from the coding sequence ATGAGCCTGAAGTTAGCGATTGCGCATCTCGCCATCATTCTTCTATTTGCCTCGGCAGCGACATCCCTCGCGTCTGCCCAAGATGAGGCGGTCGTCATCGAAGACGCGCTCGTGCGGCTGATCTCAGACGTCAAAGTTTCGGCGTCGAAGGCGGGCCGGTTGGAACTCTTGGGCGTCCAGGAAGGAGACACCGTAGAAGCCGGCCAACAACTCGGCCGACTCCAAGATACCGTGGCACGGATCGATGTCGAACTAGCCCGCCTCGAACTGCGTATCGCTGAGGAAAAGGCCGCGGACGACGTCGACAAGCGATTTGCAGCGAAATCGTTGGCCGTAGCGGAGTCGGAGTTGGCTCTTTCGGAACGCGCGACGCGACGGGCTCCGGGCAGTATCTCCAAAACGGAACTCGACCGCCTCAAGCTGGTCGCAGACCGGGCAGAGCTTTCAATTGAGCAGGCTGATCGTGATCTCCGCGTTGCCGATTTAACGACGCGGCACAAGGAGCGGCTTGTGGAGGCGGCCCAGGCCCAAGTCGGATTGCATGAGATCGTCGCACCAATCAATGGGACAATCGTCGAGATTTATGCCGAAGCCGGAGAGTGGCTCACCGAGGGCGACCCGCTGGTCCGCCTGATCCGAACCGATCGGCTCAGGGTCGAGGTCAGCCTCAACGCATCCCGCTACGGCTCAGGATTACTGGGCCGCTCGACTCGATTGGCGGTCCGGTTGCCATCCGGTCAACGAGACGTCGAGTTCAACGGCGTTATCACATTTGTCAGCCCGGAGGTGCAACCCGTCAGCGGGAAGGTCCGAGTCTGGGCCGAGGTCGAGAATCCTGAAGGATTGCTCCGACCGGGAGTTCGCGGCCAACTCACGATACTGCCGGAGATGGAGTGA
- a CDS encoding HesA/MoeB/ThiF family protein, whose product MRSRLMRQSGLVPEERLIDSPVTVIGVGAIGRQVALQAASLGVPTLQLIDFDTVDETNVSTQGYRQQDVGRLKVDAVQDAIREIDPSIEVQRIADRFRSRQEVHRAVFCCVDSISARSAIWKAIKDRCRFWCDGRMLAEVIRVLAVSSHDDHPRYEATLFTQDEAQAGSCTSRGVIYTAHIAAGLMLHQYVRWLRGIPTEPEQTLNLTAAELSIGCPIKC is encoded by the coding sequence ATGAGAAGCCGTTTAATGCGGCAGAGCGGGCTGGTGCCCGAGGAGAGGCTTATTGACTCGCCGGTAACGGTGATCGGCGTCGGAGCGATCGGCCGGCAGGTTGCCCTTCAGGCGGCGTCGCTCGGCGTGCCGACCCTGCAATTAATCGACTTCGACACGGTCGATGAGACGAACGTCTCAACGCAGGGGTACCGACAGCAGGATGTCGGCCGATTAAAGGTCGATGCCGTGCAGGACGCGATCCGTGAGATCGACCCCTCGATCGAAGTGCAGAGAATCGCCGACCGCTTTCGCAGTCGGCAGGAAGTTCATCGAGCGGTGTTCTGCTGCGTCGACTCGATCTCGGCCCGGTCGGCGATCTGGAAGGCCATTAAGGACCGCTGCCGCTTCTGGTGTGATGGTCGGATGCTGGCGGAAGTGATCCGCGTGCTCGCTGTGTCGTCGCATGACGATCACCCGCGGTACGAAGCGACGCTATTCACCCAAGACGAGGCTCAAGCCGGCAGCTGCACGTCCCGCGGGGTGATCTACACCGCCCACATCGCCGCGGGCTTAATGCTGCACCAGTACGTCCGCTGGCTGCGCGGCATCCCGACGGAGCCGGAGCAGACGCTGAACTTAACGGCCGCGGAACTTTCCATCGGCTGTCCTATTAAATGCTGA
- a CDS encoding preprotein translocase subunit SecA gives MPLSFQYTDLRLVERIRRDGRRLAALSPSAFADEARELKWSIRAGASQSQLMQRGFALGFAASHRVFGYEHYPVQLLGAIGLFRSRIVEMQTGEGKTLTAVLPVLLKAMKGQGVHVVTANEYLARRDAETMAPVYQLCELSTGCIVPGLSDDDRRTQYQRDITYATASELGFDFLRDRLKKRADPFRFSESRSGNSIKAAGVQRGQHFALIDEADSILIDEARTPLIIGVEKRLGERMPILYSWCRDVVERLEPGQDFRVNSRHRRVDLTPAGCASLNAIEKPVDLNEFDGDALFTAVEKALAARHLFVSGRDYLVSADEVAIIDEGTGRKLAGRKWQAGLHQAIEAKENLPLSSPTGVAATMTIQTLFRSYTDFAGMTGTATPVRRELQKIYRRRVVVIPTNRPVCRSRIAPRLFVSFEAKLNALLTSVSDMIGAGRAVLIGTPSVDASEQVSSCLKEAAIEHAVLSARHHEEEASIVSRAGEPGTVTVATNMAGRGTDILLSEQVRSNGGLHVIATEMHSSERIDRQLIGRAARQGDPGSFRFLLSLDDELLSVFPLQYRSKLKRRGNIQATDGELPRYWLRYFRRAQRIRERSGSTARRKLLHDERARHRRLVDAGLDPFLDRSDSAE, from the coding sequence ATGCCATTAAGTTTTCAATACACCGACCTCCGTTTGGTCGAGCGCATCCGGCGCGACGGCCGACGCTTGGCGGCTTTGTCTCCGTCCGCGTTCGCAGACGAAGCGCGAGAACTCAAATGGTCGATTCGTGCTGGAGCATCGCAGTCGCAACTAATGCAGAGAGGGTTTGCGCTTGGCTTTGCGGCAAGTCACCGAGTATTCGGCTACGAGCACTATCCGGTGCAATTGCTCGGAGCGATCGGCCTGTTTCGTTCTCGTATCGTAGAAATGCAAACCGGCGAGGGGAAAACGCTTACCGCCGTGCTGCCAGTTCTTTTAAAAGCGATGAAGGGGCAGGGTGTTCATGTCGTGACTGCAAACGAATATCTTGCCCGGAGGGACGCCGAAACGATGGCGCCTGTTTATCAACTCTGTGAATTATCGACCGGATGTATCGTACCCGGTCTCTCTGACGACGACCGCCGCACGCAATATCAACGTGATATCACTTACGCGACTGCTTCTGAACTCGGATTCGACTTCCTGCGTGACAGGCTTAAGAAGCGGGCCGATCCGTTCCGCTTTAGTGAAAGTCGCAGTGGTAACTCAATTAAAGCCGCAGGCGTGCAACGTGGTCAACACTTCGCCCTGATCGACGAGGCCGATAGTATCCTCATCGACGAAGCCCGCACTCCATTAATCATCGGCGTTGAAAAGCGACTCGGAGAGCGAATGCCGATTCTCTATTCATGGTGCCGCGATGTCGTCGAAAGGTTGGAGCCCGGGCAAGACTTTCGGGTGAATTCGCGACATCGTCGCGTCGACCTGACCCCCGCTGGTTGCGCTTCACTCAACGCAATCGAAAAACCGGTCGACCTGAATGAGTTCGACGGTGACGCCCTGTTTACTGCGGTCGAAAAGGCGTTGGCGGCAAGGCACTTGTTTGTCTCCGGACGCGATTACCTCGTGTCGGCGGACGAGGTCGCAATTATCGATGAGGGTACCGGAAGGAAGCTCGCCGGTCGGAAATGGCAGGCGGGACTGCACCAAGCGATCGAAGCTAAAGAGAACTTGCCGTTATCATCGCCAACCGGCGTGGCCGCCACGATGACAATACAAACTCTGTTTCGCAGCTACACGGATTTCGCTGGCATGACCGGAACAGCCACTCCGGTCCGTCGTGAATTACAGAAAATCTATCGACGCCGTGTGGTCGTTATTCCGACGAATCGCCCTGTCTGTCGATCACGCATTGCTCCTCGCTTGTTCGTGTCGTTCGAAGCCAAGCTGAATGCGTTGCTCACATCGGTCAGCGACATGATCGGCGCGGGGCGGGCGGTACTCATTGGGACCCCCTCCGTCGACGCATCCGAACAGGTTTCGAGCTGCTTAAAGGAGGCAGCGATCGAACACGCGGTGTTGAGCGCCCGGCATCATGAGGAAGAGGCTTCGATCGTGAGTCGTGCCGGTGAACCGGGTACCGTGACCGTCGCCACAAATATGGCCGGACGCGGAACAGATATTTTGCTCAGCGAACAGGTGCGGAGCAACGGAGGCCTGCATGTGATCGCCACGGAGATGCATTCGTCAGAGAGGATCGACCGGCAGTTGATCGGGCGAGCTGCTCGCCAAGGCGACCCGGGAAGTTTTCGGTTTCTTCTATCATTAGATGACGAATTATTGAGTGTGTTTCCACTTCAATATCGCTCAAAACTGAAACGAAGAGGCAATATACAGGCCACGGACGGTGAACTGCCGAGGTATTGGCTCCGCTACTTCCGACGCGCACAGCGAATTCGTGAAAGGTCAGGATCGACGGCCCGACGAAAACTCTTACATGACGAGCGTGCTCGACATCGACGACTTGTCGACGCCGGGCTTGATCCATTTCTCGACCGGTCCGACTCGGCCGAATAA
- a CDS encoding efflux RND transporter periplasmic adaptor subunit translates to MSQVSNNTVTTAIDEIAELASTDIEPTPFYQELIGRLASVLPTTFACAWDDSGDALRVICSTGGKSEALSDGEPRAATWNELLTEVRTAGGVRIFPPGAEAFGRTINPSDEQIILAAAGEAGDGAALIELRLSQDADATTLERTVEVLEIAGELAASYHRHRELSRLRAIGGQWGQREDFSCSVHRSLNLVDVAYVIANDGRRLIGCDRLTVVGKVRGGFHVLAVSGLETVNSRANVIRRLRQLAKLVLPTASPVNYPEDLNSLPARHRDAMLAAIDESHARRLRVVPLMVEPSDDETVNVRNTDPKLVGGLIIEQFNAEPVLDDPIEAVARHSAVAIENAREHCQIFLRPLWSAVGRAGALFQARLFPKTALAILFLVTLVGALIIIPADFTLSAEGTLQAQNRRQVFASESGVVTEMFVRHGDPVEVGSPLLKLRSTELELELEEVTGEFQTTTKKIVSVGASRADADAGELTRSELNRLVAEEEELAVWLESLKEQKGLLQSRRERLLLTSPITGVVVTTDVEELLDGRPVNRGEALLKVADVTGSWGLELHVPDKHVGQLLESGKRADEPLEVEYILATAPETTYRGRIARVARATTPDANETNYGLKVWVDVKEDKLSRLRPGARVVARIHCGKRSLGYVWFHELIAFLSLQSFRLF, encoded by the coding sequence ATGTCACAGGTGTCAAACAATACCGTCACGACGGCGATCGACGAGATCGCCGAGCTGGCTTCGACCGACATCGAACCGACCCCGTTTTATCAAGAGTTGATCGGGCGATTGGCTTCTGTCCTCCCGACCACTTTCGCTTGCGCGTGGGATGATTCGGGTGACGCGCTGCGCGTGATCTGCAGTACCGGCGGCAAGAGCGAGGCACTGTCCGACGGCGAGCCGCGAGCCGCGACGTGGAATGAGCTTTTGACGGAAGTAAGGACGGCAGGCGGAGTCCGAATCTTCCCGCCCGGCGCCGAAGCATTCGGTCGCACGATTAACCCCAGTGACGAACAGATCATACTCGCCGCCGCTGGCGAGGCAGGAGACGGAGCGGCTTTAATTGAACTTCGATTGTCACAGGACGCGGACGCGACGACCCTTGAGCGAACTGTGGAAGTGTTGGAGATCGCCGGGGAACTCGCAGCGTCCTACCACCGCCACCGGGAATTAAGTCGCCTGAGAGCAATCGGGGGCCAATGGGGCCAGCGTGAGGACTTTTCCTGTTCCGTCCACCGCAGTCTGAATCTCGTCGATGTCGCGTATGTGATCGCCAACGACGGACGCCGACTGATTGGTTGTGACCGTTTGACAGTCGTCGGAAAAGTTCGCGGAGGATTTCATGTGCTGGCCGTCAGCGGTTTAGAAACCGTCAATTCTCGGGCCAACGTCATCCGCCGCCTACGTCAGCTTGCAAAATTGGTACTGCCGACAGCCTCTCCGGTTAATTATCCGGAAGACCTTAATAGTTTGCCGGCACGTCACCGAGACGCAATGCTTGCCGCGATCGACGAATCGCACGCCAGGCGGTTGCGAGTCGTCCCGTTGATGGTGGAACCAAGCGACGATGAGACAGTCAACGTTCGCAACACCGATCCTAAATTGGTTGGCGGGCTTATCATAGAGCAGTTCAATGCCGAACCTGTACTCGACGACCCGATCGAGGCCGTCGCGCGGCACAGCGCCGTAGCGATCGAAAATGCTCGAGAACATTGCCAGATTTTCTTAAGGCCATTATGGTCCGCCGTGGGTCGTGCCGGAGCGCTCTTCCAAGCACGCCTGTTCCCGAAGACTGCGTTGGCAATCTTGTTTCTGGTCACCTTAGTGGGAGCATTAATAATCATTCCGGCTGATTTTACGCTCTCGGCTGAAGGAACTCTCCAAGCTCAAAATCGGAGACAGGTCTTTGCGTCGGAGTCCGGGGTCGTGACTGAGATGTTCGTCCGTCATGGCGACCCGGTTGAAGTCGGATCACCGCTGTTAAAGTTGCGGAGTACCGAACTCGAGTTGGAGCTCGAAGAGGTAACAGGCGAATTTCAAACGACGACGAAGAAAATCGTCTCTGTCGGAGCTTCCCGAGCCGATGCCGATGCTGGCGAGCTGACCCGTTCCGAATTAAACAGACTCGTGGCCGAAGAAGAGGAACTTGCGGTCTGGCTGGAAAGTTTGAAGGAGCAGAAGGGGCTTCTTCAGTCTCGTCGCGAGCGTCTTTTGCTGACGAGTCCGATCACGGGTGTCGTGGTTACGACCGATGTGGAAGAACTGCTTGACGGTCGGCCCGTGAATCGGGGTGAGGCATTGCTCAAGGTCGCCGACGTGACGGGTAGTTGGGGACTCGAACTCCATGTCCCCGACAAGCACGTCGGTCAATTGCTTGAATCTGGAAAGCGTGCGGACGAGCCGCTTGAGGTCGAGTACATCTTGGCGACGGCTCCCGAGACGACCTATCGCGGCCGTATTGCTCGCGTGGCCCGGGCGACGACTCCCGATGCGAATGAGACCAACTACGGCCTCAAGGTCTGGGTCGACGTTAAGGAAGATAAGCTCAGCCGACTACGACCGGGGGCCCGCGTTGTCGCCCGCATTCACTGTGGCAAGCGGTCGCTTGGCTACGTTTGGTTCCACGAATTAATTGCGTTTCTCTCTCTCCAGTCGTTTCGCCTTTTCTAA
- a CDS encoding HlyD family secretion protein, producing MSFTTVEDRPVPLRMRPDLTWQRQTQQGLAWYIIKDPAALKYLRLREEQFAALQMLDGKNSLGEIVSSLRSRFPAVAISSSRLQAMFTAFYQSGLILSEGDGQATGLLDRSRKKRRRQVGTKFLSLLWIKFPGVDPDPFLNWLVPRTGWLFSFPAVVVGLASIVAALLLIAVQFDQFLGKLAGFQSVFAGGNFAWVMVALALTKCAHELGHAVACKRFGCECHQIGLLLLVFTPCLYCDTSDSWMLRSKWQRAAVGAAGMYVELVIAAICTFIWWNTSPGLLHYLCLSTMAVGSVSTLVFNANPLLRYDGYYILSDLIEVPNLSGKARSAIVGLAERWFFGKEASSPTSHPTQYSIVFALYAVAAPIYRWFVMLVLCWLVVEVLAPYGLRPIAYGLILSSLGGMVLVPLYRMAKYLLTPGRLERMKKARLAIFVLGLLIAVAVIAVVPVPRYVSAIVVTRPCNAERIYVSVPGHLAEIHVRPGDQVEAGESLARLEDSHMQVLMAQSRGRHRRLQEQLRLLQRQATENRTAAERLPELREAMAASQARLDQLESEQEQLRLVSHVEGTVFPPPPKIRPDRGDRQLVGYEGTPFDTENRSAWLNSGDTFCLVGESRKIEAVLLIDQTEIDRVRVGQNVRIRFTALSSRTWTSIIDSVGTDRVEVAPPEVALRTGGVLATERNRSGIEQPVDTIYEVRALIETSADGVPPGLHGYARILVGWEPLGETAWERLVELFRLS from the coding sequence ATGAGTTTCACGACAGTAGAGGATCGTCCCGTTCCGTTGCGAATGCGGCCGGACCTGACTTGGCAGCGGCAGACGCAGCAGGGGCTCGCCTGGTATATTATTAAAGATCCGGCGGCGCTAAAATATCTTAGGCTGCGTGAAGAGCAGTTCGCAGCCCTTCAGATGTTAGATGGCAAGAACTCGCTTGGCGAAATCGTATCGTCGCTGCGTTCCCGATTTCCGGCTGTCGCGATCTCATCGTCGCGGCTCCAGGCGATGTTTACAGCATTCTATCAATCGGGACTCATTCTTTCTGAAGGAGACGGACAGGCGACTGGGCTTTTAGATCGGTCGCGTAAGAAGCGTCGGCGACAGGTCGGTACGAAGTTTCTCAGCCTGCTCTGGATTAAATTTCCGGGTGTCGATCCCGATCCATTTCTTAATTGGCTGGTCCCACGAACCGGTTGGCTGTTTTCGTTTCCTGCAGTTGTCGTCGGGCTGGCTTCAATTGTCGCCGCGCTTCTGCTGATTGCTGTTCAATTCGACCAGTTTCTTGGCAAACTAGCCGGTTTCCAAAGTGTCTTCGCCGGAGGAAACTTTGCGTGGGTGATGGTTGCGTTGGCTCTCACAAAGTGTGCCCATGAATTAGGACATGCGGTCGCCTGCAAGCGATTCGGCTGCGAATGTCACCAAATCGGGCTGCTGCTGCTCGTATTCACACCCTGTCTGTACTGCGACACGTCAGACTCGTGGATGCTTCGAAGCAAATGGCAACGGGCCGCCGTCGGCGCTGCCGGAATGTATGTTGAACTCGTCATTGCAGCGATTTGTACGTTCATCTGGTGGAATACAAGCCCGGGTCTGCTTCATTATTTGTGTCTAAGTACAATGGCCGTCGGGTCAGTCTCGACCTTAGTATTTAATGCGAATCCACTTCTCCGATATGACGGGTACTATATTCTCTCGGACTTGATCGAAGTTCCGAACCTCAGCGGCAAGGCGAGATCGGCGATCGTCGGACTCGCCGAACGTTGGTTTTTCGGAAAAGAGGCATCATCGCCCACGAGTCACCCCACGCAGTATTCCATTGTCTTCGCACTCTATGCCGTCGCGGCACCGATTTACCGCTGGTTCGTTATGCTCGTGCTGTGCTGGCTCGTTGTGGAGGTCTTAGCTCCTTACGGATTGCGACCTATCGCTTATGGACTGATCTTGAGTTCGCTGGGTGGGATGGTGCTGGTGCCTTTGTACCGCATGGCGAAGTATCTGCTCACTCCGGGAAGGCTTGAACGAATGAAAAAGGCGCGGCTGGCGATTTTTGTCTTAGGCCTGCTCATTGCGGTGGCGGTGATCGCCGTGGTCCCAGTTCCACGATATGTGTCGGCAATTGTGGTCACGAGGCCCTGCAACGCCGAACGCATTTACGTCAGCGTGCCGGGGCATCTTGCAGAAATACATGTCCGCCCGGGAGATCAAGTCGAAGCAGGTGAATCTCTGGCTCGCCTGGAGGATTCACACATGCAAGTTCTGATGGCTCAAAGCCGAGGCCGTCACCGACGATTGCAGGAACAGCTAAGGCTGCTTCAGCGACAAGCGACCGAGAATCGCACCGCCGCCGAACGTCTTCCGGAACTTCGCGAGGCCATGGCGGCGTCACAAGCGCGGCTCGATCAGCTTGAGTCGGAGCAGGAGCAACTTCGACTTGTATCGCACGTTGAAGGGACGGTGTTTCCGCCCCCGCCCAAGATTCGCCCCGATCGCGGTGACAGACAACTCGTCGGCTACGAAGGTACGCCGTTCGATACAGAAAATCGAAGTGCGTGGCTCAATAGCGGCGACACGTTCTGTCTCGTCGGAGAATCACGAAAGATTGAAGCCGTCTTGTTGATCGACCAAACAGAGATTGATCGAGTTCGCGTGGGGCAGAACGTCCGCATCCGCTTCACTGCTCTTTCGAGCCGAACCTGGACGAGCATCATTGATAGCGTCGGGACCGACCGCGTCGAGGTTGCGCCGCCCGAGGTCGCCCTGAGAACCGGTGGCGTACTGGCCACAGAACGCAATCGCTCCGGGATTGAGCAGCCAGTCGATACGATCTATGAGGTGCGAGCGCTGATTGAGACTTCAGCCGACGGCGTTCCGCCGGGGTTGCATGGTTATGCGCGAATTCTCGTCGGCTGGGAACCGCTCGGAGAAACGGCTTGGGAACGCCTTGTTGAATTGTTCCGTTTGAGTTGA